In Mus caroli chromosome 9, CAROLI_EIJ_v1.1, whole genome shotgun sequence, a single window of DNA contains:
- the LOC110301893 gene encoding cholesterol side-chain cleavage enzyme, mitochondrial, whose amino-acid sequence MLAKGLSLRSVLVKGCQPFLSPTWQGPVLTTGKGAGTSTSSPRSFNEIPSPGDNGWLNLYHFWRESGTQKIHYHQMQNFQKYGPIYREKLGTLESVYIVDPKDASVLFSCEGPNPERFLVPPWVAYHQYYQKPIGVLLKSSNAWKKDRIVLNQEVMAPEAIKNFVPLLEGVAQDFIKVLHRRIKQQNSGNFSGDISDDLFRFSFESISSILFGERMGMLEEMVDPEAQRFINAVYQMFHTSVPMLNLPPDFFRILRTKTWKDHAAAWDVIFNKADEYTQNFYWDLRQKRDFGQYPGVLYSLLGGNKLPFKNIQANITEMLAGGVDTTSMTLQWNLYEMAHNLKVQEMLRAEVLAARRQAQGDMAKMVQLVPLLKASIKETLRLHPISVTLQRYTVNDLVLRNYKIPAKTLVQVASFAMGRDPAFFPNPNKFDPTRWLEKSQNTTHFRYLGFGWGVRQCLGRRIAELEMTILLINLLENFRIEVQSLRDVGTKFNLILMPENPILFNFQPLKQDLGPTVTRKVDTMN is encoded by the exons ATGCTGGCTAAAGGACTTTCCCTGCGCTCAGTGCTGGTCAAAGGCTGCCAACCTTTCCTGAGCCCTACATGGCAGGGTCCAGTGCTGACTACTGGAAAGGGAGCTGGTACCTCTACTAGCAGTCCTAGGTCCTTCAATGAGATCCCTTCCCCTGGCGACAATGGTTGGCTAAACCTGTACCACTTCTGGAGGGAGAGTGGCACACAGAAAATCCATTATCATCAGATGCAGAATTTCCAAAAGTATGGCCCCATTTACAG GGAGAAGCTGGGCACTTTGGAGTCAGTTTACATCGTGGACCCCAAGGATGCGTCGGTACTCTTCTCATGCGAGGGTCCCAACCCAGAGCGGTTCCTTGTGCCCCCCTGGGTGGCCTATCACCAGTATTATCAGAAGCCCATTGGGGTCCTGCTTAA GAGTTCAAATGCCTGGAAGAAAGACCGAATCGTCCTAAACCAAGAGGTGATGGCGCCTGAAGCCATCAAGAACTTCGTGCCCCTGCTGGAAGGTGTAGCTCAGGACTTCATCAAAGTTTTACACAGACGCATCAAGCAGCAAAATTCTGGAAATTTCTCAGGGGACATCAGTGATGACCTATTCCGCTTTTCCTTTGAGT CCATCAGCAGTATTTTATTTGGGGAGCGCATGGGGATGCTGGAGGAGATGGTGGATCCCGAGGCCCAGCGGTTCATCAATGCTGTCTACCAGATGTTCCACACCAGTGTCCCCATGCTCAACCTGCCTCCAGACTTTTTTCGAATCCTCAGAACTAAGACCTGGAAGGACCATGCAGCTGCCTGGGATGTGATTTTCAATAAAG CTGATGAGTACACCCAGAACTTCTACTGGGACTTAAGGCAGAAGCGAGACTTCGGCCAGTACCCTGGTGTCCTTTATAGCCTCCTGGGGGGCAACAAGCTGCCCTTCAAGAACATCCAGGCCAACATTACCGAGATGCTGGCAGGAGGGGTGGACACG ACCTCCATGACCCTGCAGTGGAACCTTTATGAGATGGCACACAACTTGAAGGTACAGGAGATGCTGCGGGCTGAAGTCCTGGCTGCCCGGCGCCAGGCCCAGGGAGACATGGCCAAGATGGTACAGTTGGTCCCACTCCTCAAAGCCAGCATCAAGGAGACACTGAG ACTCCACCCCATCTCCGTGACCTTGCAGAGGTATACTGTGAATGACCTGGTGCTTCGTAATTACAAGATTCCAGCCAAG ACTTTGGTACAGGTGGCTAGCTTTGCCATGGGTCGAGATCCGGCCTTCTTTCCCAATCCAAACAAGTTTGACCCAACTCGTTGGCTGGAAAAAAGCCAAAATACCACCCACTTCCGGTACTTGGGCTTTGGCTGGGGTGTTCGGCAGTGTCTGGGCCGGCGGATCGCGGAGCTGGAGATGACCATCCTCCTTATCAAT CTGCTGGAGAACTTCAGAATTGAAGTTCAAAGTCTCCGTGATGTGGGGACCAAGTTCAACCTCATCCTGATGCCTGAGAACCCCATCCTCTTCAACTTCCAGCCTCTCAAGCAGGACCTGGGCCCAACCGTGACCAGAAAAGTCGACACTATGAACTGA